One Malus domestica chromosome 11, GDT2T_hap1 genomic region harbors:
- the LOC103413196 gene encoding reactive Intermediate Deaminase A, chloroplastic-like isoform X1, with protein sequence MVWCAVRSFHIPAVDMGALRTRAPLAAVAGFSSVAGSTFFRSLASSKPSSRFACSAISTDARIKEAVHTDKAPAALGPYSQAIKVDNFVHVSGCLGLIPETGKFVSDNVVDQTEQVLKNMGEILKASGASYSSVVETTILLADWNDFKKINEIYAKYLPSPAPARSIFQIAALPLDAKIETGCIAAL encoded by the exons atggtttgGTGTGCGGTGAGGAGCTTTCACATTCCGGCGGTCGACATGGGCGCATTGCGCACCCGTGCTCCGTTAGCTGCCGTCGCGGGCTTTTCCTCGGTAGCTGGCTCCACTTTCTTTCGATCTTTGGCTTCATCGAAGCCCTCCTCTCGCTTCGCTTGCTCAGCCATTTCCACCGACGCTC GAATTAAGGAAGCTGTTCACACAGACAAGGCTCCGGCTGCATTGGGACCGTATTCTCAGGCAATCAAAGTCGACAACTTTGTCCATGTGTCCGGTTGTCTTGGTCTGATTCCAGAG ACAGGGAAGTTTGTGTCGGATAATGTTGTAGATCAGACAGAGCAG GTTCTGAAAAATATGGGGGAAATACTGAAAGCAAGCGGGGCCAGCTATTCCTCTGTGGTTGAAACAACTATTCT GTTGGCGGATTGGAATGActtcaagaaaatcaatgaAATCTATGCTAAAT ATTTGCCATCTCCGGCCCCAGCACGTTCAATATTTCAGATAGCAGCTCTGCCATTGGATGCTAAGATTGAAACTGGGTGCATTGCGGCATTGTAA
- the LOC103413196 gene encoding reactive Intermediate Deaminase A, chloroplastic-like isoform X3 encodes MVWCAVRSFHIPAVDMGALRTRAPLAAVAGFSSVAGSTFFRSLASSKPSSRFACSAISTDARIKEAVHTDKAPAALGPYSQAIKVDNFVHVSGCLGLIPETGKFVSDNVVDQTEQVLKNMGEILKASGASYSSVVETTILYGWRIGMTSRKSMKSMLNICHLRPQHVQYFR; translated from the exons atggtttgGTGTGCGGTGAGGAGCTTTCACATTCCGGCGGTCGACATGGGCGCATTGCGCACCCGTGCTCCGTTAGCTGCCGTCGCGGGCTTTTCCTCGGTAGCTGGCTCCACTTTCTTTCGATCTTTGGCTTCATCGAAGCCCTCCTCTCGCTTCGCTTGCTCAGCCATTTCCACCGACGCTC GAATTAAGGAAGCTGTTCACACAGACAAGGCTCCGGCTGCATTGGGACCGTATTCTCAGGCAATCAAAGTCGACAACTTTGTCCATGTGTCCGGTTGTCTTGGTCTGATTCCAGAG ACAGGGAAGTTTGTGTCGGATAATGTTGTAGATCAGACAGAGCAG GTTCTGAAAAATATGGGGGAAATACTGAAAGCAAGCGGGGCCAGCTATTCCTCTGTGGTTGAAACAACTATTCTGTAcg GTTGGCGGATTGGAATGActtcaagaaaatcaatgaAATCTATGCTAAAT ATTTGCCATCTCCGGCCCCAGCACGTTCAATATTTCAGATAG
- the LOC139189522 gene encoding uncharacterized protein yields MERFFKRKSSSGSGSSNNVDSSNTVGSSRTPSSRQSQLDDVLGNLQADPGLRTRIIDYDANMRDEVRRLYLQKGLCQPRGHNFPITNMSGINRRFIPQWFDEFDWLEYSVSKDAAFCLYCYLFKTNFEQVGSEAFTGDGFKNWKKGRERFKMHVGPVGSVHNKAREAATNLMNQATHIETAVSKHSDQTRKAYRTCLIASIKCTKFLLRQGLPFRGHDESATSSNRGNYLELLQFLADNNDKVREVVMENAPGNLKLLAPSIQKEIVNSCALETLDAIMDGLKDKFFSILVDEARDVSVKEQMAMVLRYVDDNGHVIERFVGIQHVTDTTSSSLKDAIDTLFSRYGLSISKL; encoded by the coding sequence ATGGAACggttttttaagagaaagtcATCATCGGGTTCGGGTAGTTCGAATAATGTTGATAGTTCAAATACTGTTGGTAGTTCAAGAACTCCAAGTTCAAGACAAAGTCAGTTAGATGATGTTTTGGGTAATCTTCAAGCGGATCCTGGATTAAGAACTCGAATAATAGATTATGACGCTAATATGAGAGATGAGGTCCGAAGATTATATCTACAAAAAGGACTTTGTCAACCTAGAGGTCATAATTTCCCAATAACTAATATGTCGGGAATTAATCGACGCTTCATTCCCCAATggtttgatgagtttgattggttggagtatagtGTATCTAAAGATGCGGCATTTTGTCTCTATTGCTATctctttaaaaccaattttgaaCAAGTGGGTAGTGAAGCTTTCACTGGAGATGGATTTAAGAAttggaagaaagggagagaaagatttaaGATGCATGTTGGACCGGTTGGGAGTGTTCATAATAAGGCTAGAGAAGCTgctacaaatttgatgaatcaaGCTACACATATTGAAACGGCAGTGAGCAAACACTCTGACCAAACTCGTAAGGCTTATCGCACATGCTTGATTGCTTCAATCAAGTGCACTAAGTTTTTATTGCGACAAGGTCTTCCTTTTCGTGGCCATGATGAAAGTGCCACTTCAAGCAATAGGGGAAATTACTTGGAGTTATTGCAATTCCTTGCagataataatgataaagttagagaagttgtgatggaaaatgctccggggaatctcaaattactagctccttccattcaaaaagaaattgtgaattcatGTGCCCTTGAAACACTTGATGCTATCATGGATGGTCTAAAAGATAAATTCTTTTCAATATTGGTGGATGAAGCACGTGATGTGTCTGTGAAAGAGCAAATGGCTATGGTGTTGCGTTATGTGGATGACAACGGGCATGTAATTGAAAGATTTGTGGGTATCCAACATGTTACCGACACTACTTCAAGTTCACTAAAGGATGCTATTGACACATTGTTTTCTCGCTACGGTTTGAGCATTTCCAAGCTATGA
- the LOC103413196 gene encoding reactive Intermediate Deaminase A, chloroplastic-like isoform X2, with the protein MVWCAVRSFHIPAVDMGALRTRAPLAAVAGFSSVAGSTFFRSLASSKPSSRFACSAISTDARIKEAVHTDKAPAALGPYSQAIKVDNFVHVSGCLGLIPEVLKNMGEILKASGASYSSVVETTILLADWNDFKKINEIYAKYLPSPAPARSIFQIAALPLDAKIETGCIAAL; encoded by the exons atggtttgGTGTGCGGTGAGGAGCTTTCACATTCCGGCGGTCGACATGGGCGCATTGCGCACCCGTGCTCCGTTAGCTGCCGTCGCGGGCTTTTCCTCGGTAGCTGGCTCCACTTTCTTTCGATCTTTGGCTTCATCGAAGCCCTCCTCTCGCTTCGCTTGCTCAGCCATTTCCACCGACGCTC GAATTAAGGAAGCTGTTCACACAGACAAGGCTCCGGCTGCATTGGGACCGTATTCTCAGGCAATCAAAGTCGACAACTTTGTCCATGTGTCCGGTTGTCTTGGTCTGATTCCAGAG GTTCTGAAAAATATGGGGGAAATACTGAAAGCAAGCGGGGCCAGCTATTCCTCTGTGGTTGAAACAACTATTCT GTTGGCGGATTGGAATGActtcaagaaaatcaatgaAATCTATGCTAAAT ATTTGCCATCTCCGGCCCCAGCACGTTCAATATTTCAGATAGCAGCTCTGCCATTGGATGCTAAGATTGAAACTGGGTGCATTGCGGCATTGTAA